A segment of the Panacibacter ginsenosidivorans genome:
ATTAAGAAGCTTATTGATAGAAGCCAGTTGGGTAGCAGTAAGAACAGATATGGCCCTGCAACAATATTACCGTCAACATGCGCATAAAGAACCTAATAAGTCAATCATTAAAGTAGCGCACAAATTACTAAGCCGTATACGTGCAGTGATCAATAGCGGAATACCATATCAAAGCGGAGTTGTAAAATAATTATACAACTATAATCAAGCTCATCATTAAAGCATAAACCAAAGCCGACTGCACAACATGAGGAGTGGCATTACAATAAAAAGTGAAGGATCACATCGCAAAGCAGGCAGCTGTTTTTACTTAAACTAAAACTGATGCAGGTAGCTCTCTGAAAGGATAGACTACAAATAGGATGCGGAGCTGACTATAAAAAATACCACTGTGTCTTTGAATGATTGAACAGCAACTGGTGTATCAATAATCAACAACTGAACACACAATCATCCAAATCCACAGTGTACAACTATAACTATGTAGTACCATTAATAAATATATTGAACCTCTCATAACGCTTTAGGAGCCTGATGTTAGCGGCTCGTTTTTTTTAGTTCATTTTTATAAACGTTCAATTATTAGGTATGCTTTACAATTGAATTATAAAATGTTTGCCCTGCCTGCAATAAAACGGACAAAGGCAATTGTCCTATTTGTAACTTTCCAGGTGAAATTATTTCCTACGCTATGGCTCCAGGGCAATAAGTTGTCCCCTGGTCTTGGGGCCGCCAGTAAAAGCTCCACCATCCGTTACTACATAAAGGGTATGAATATCCTGTGCTGATTTACCAAAAATGGCATCAGTTGGTCCATTGATATGCTGTTCCATTTTTGCGATAATTGTTCGCTCGCCCGCAGGTGATATTTTAACAACTGTATTATAAGGATGGGTAGTTACAAATAAAGAACCATCCTGACCTATAGCAAAGTCATCACCAGGGATACCCGTGGCAATTACCGTTGACTTACCAAACTTGCCTTTCTCATCCACAGCGTATTTAAGCAGTGTGGTACGGTCAGATACTGTTACAAGCAGATCACGCCCTTTGAAATGTAATCCATTGGCTCCTGGCGCCAGTGAAATAAACGGCCGGGCCAGTAATAAAGGGTCACGCATTGCTTCTTCGAAACGGCCGGTATTGGGGTCGATTCGCCATATTACACCGAGCTGGCTGTCTGCCGAATACAGCATACCATCTGGCCCTTCATCTAAACCATTGGGCCAGGCATTTTTCGGAAACTGAACTATTTGCACTGGCTTGTTGCCGTTATTGATGCGCCATATATAAGAGGTTTCTCCGTGGCTGGTGAGATAGATTGATTTATCGGGCGCTAAAAAAGGAACGCCAGATGTATTTCCTTTTGGGGCCTTGAACAAGATATGCTCTGAGCCATCTGGTTTTCGTTCAATCAACTCTCCCTGTGCAACGTGATAATAATCGTCTCTTGAAAAATCGATATCCCGGTTTCCTGATAAATAAAGCGTGCCATCTTCTCCTGCAGCAATTCCTTCAAACCAGAGGCCTTCGTCGTAGGTTTTAATAATACGAGCCGAACATATATTTAAAGGCAGTTCGTCTGCTTTTGGCAGGGCAATCACTTTAAGGCCAAGCGGCTTAGCTATACCAACCAGCACCGATAAAATCATTAACAAAGCAGGCAACACCCACAATTTGGCAACGTTTAAATGGGCTGCTCTGCATACCAAAGGAATGGTAGTGGCAAAGGCAATGCAACATGCAAAAAAAACAAGAAAGGGTACTGGAATACCAGCCACATTTGTAATAAAAGCAATCCACAAAAACGAAGCCTGTATGATGCGCCCCCAGCGCGTTTTTGGGATGATGTTTTCTAATTGCTTAAACATTTGCGGCCGGAGGGTAACAATAGAAGCAGCGATGAGTAATGCCAAACAAAGAAACAACTGAAATGAAATAATAATTATTTGCATGCCTTTTAATTTTTTTCAAAATTCGAGAAAGGCAAATCAACATCACTAAACAAAAGATAAGAAATAATGCAGTCAACATTATTTAAAATGAATGTACTCAGCTGTGATGATACTGGTGAATTCTCTTTCTGATACGTGAAAGTGACACTGGCGTAATGCCTATAAACTGTGCAATGTATTGCAACGGTATACGTTTTACAATGTCTTGCCCCGATTCTAATAAATCAAGGTATCTTTCTTCAGGCGTTTTTACAATAAATGATTTTATGCGGTCTTCAAAAAGTATATTAAACCGTTCTGATATTAACCTCCCCAATCTTTCCATTTTAAAAGACAGCAAAGGATGTTCTAATAAAACCTGCATGTTCTTTTTTGAAATGATTATAAAAATTGTTTTTTCCAGTGTTATGATATCATATAGAGAGGGATAGCCTGTAAGAAAGCTTTTTAAAGCAGTAACAAAGTTGTTTTCAAAAGCAAAATATCCTGTTATTTCTAATCCATCAACTATACTGCAGTAACGCACTGAGCCCTTAAAAATATAACCCAAATCTTCACAAATTTCACCGGTTGTTGCAAAACACTCATTCTTGTTTCGTTTTTTAATTTCTAAAAAGTCAGCAAATACTTCCCATTCCTTATCGGTGAATGTAATGTAACTTTTAATTTTCTCCCTGTATACGGGTAACAAAATGGCTCTTTCCAATTCTTCGCCTTTACGTAAATAAACAAATAATTCAATCTTTCTGTAATGCAATTTTACATCGGCTGATGTATATAGTATTATTTTGTTAAACTATTTATTTCTTTTGCGAACAAATGTAGACACAGATGACATTCTCTGATATCCTCAACCCAGGTCATTTTGATAATTGTCGGAAAGCAGAATGGTCGCTAACGTTGAAGCATTTGTGTTTGTGGCGGAATTTTAAATCTGTCAGCCTGGTACAAATGATGATGTAAAATACAAAAGTTCATTGTTAATTCTATTGCTCAATGTATAACATCGGGCTGGGGCAGAAGCTGATAGTAGCACACAGTTGAAACGGCGTTATCAGTCCGCCGACATAACACAAATGCAATGTACCTGTTGCACAACTAAGATACCCACATGATGTGAATGAAGCAAGAAACAGAATAATTTTTGTTGAGAATAATTCATGCAAGGCAAAAAGCAAATAGAACCAAAAATGCTCTATACGATTACGCTGGAGCAATTGGTGCCGCAGGATAATTTCTACCGGCGGTTAAAAAAAGTAATAGCAATGGATTGGCTGTATAAAGCCACCACAAAGTATTATGGCAGTGAAGGTCAGAAAAGCATAGATCCTGTAGTGTTTTTCAGGATGTGTTTAATAGGTTATATCAACAACATAACCAGTGATCGTAAGCTGATAGAATTTTGTTCAGACAGTTTAGGGATAAGATTGTTTTTAGGTTATGATATAGATGAAGCATTGCCATGGCACAGTACAATAAGCAGGACAAGACAGTTGTATGGAGAAGAAGTATTTAAACAACTCTTTGAGCAGGTATTTGAAAGATGCATGGAGAGTGGCATGATAGCAGGCCCCACACAGGCAGTAGATGGGGCATTTTTAAAAGCCAATGCAAGCAAGGATAGTCTGGAAATAAAGCAGGTAAATAAAAGTGTGGATGAATATTTACTGGAAAACATAAAAGCAAATACTACAGCACGCAGACCAGCAAAAATAAACAGGGCAGATGAAGATCAGCAACATATGGATGGCGATGATGAACAGCAGGCGAGAGAATTAAAAGAATTAGATACGAGGTATCAGCGGCAGGAGAAAAATTATGAAGAGATGCCGGGCAGTGAAAGCAGGGGTAAGTTTTTAAGCAACAAAACACATTACAGTCCCACCGATCCGGATGCACGAATAGCCGTAAAGCCAGGTAAACCAGGAGAATTGTATTACAATGGTCAGATAGCAGTAGATACAGCACATCATGTAATTACCCATGCACAGAGTTTTACAGCAGATGTTAAAGACTGTAGGGATTTAATAACGGTAACAAGACAACTGCAGGCAAGACTACAGCATCATGGGATGGAGATAGAAAAACTACTTGCAGATGCAGCCTATAGCAGCGGAGAAAAATTATCAGTACCTGGAACAACAAAACATCACAGCGTATATACCATTACTGGGTGGAGCATTAAGCGGCAGTGAAGGATTTATGTATGATGAACAGAATGATTGGTATATCTGTCAAAACAATAAGATATTAAAAGGAAGTGGCAGAGTAGTAGACGATGGAAGAGGTCACCTGGTAAAGAAATATTTTTCATTACAAAGTGATTGTAAAAATTGTCCATTAAGAAAGACCTGCATCAGTGATAAAGCCAAAACAAAAAAAGTACAGCACAGTATATACAAAGCAGAACTGGAAAGAGCAAAGGCAAGACAACAGACCGTAAAAGCAAGGGTGATGAAGAGAAAGGGCAGTAGTACGGTAGAACCGGTATGGGGCACACTGATCAATTTTACCGGCATGAAGCGTTTAAATGCAAGAGGAATAAAAGCAGCCAACAAAATGCTGTTACTGGCGGCTACAGTATATAACCTTAAGAAATGGTTGCGGTATAATGCACCTAAGACAGCAATCAAAGCAATGGCACTTATAAAAGCAAACAAGGCAGCAGGTTTTGACTTTTTAAAAATCATTGTACAGCGACTTGTTTTAAGCCCAATAGCGGCATTAAAATTTTCTGTCTGTAAAATGTGTTTTACAGGAAAGTAAAAATAGCTTCTCTCTAATAGCTTCTAAATGCTTTTTGAAATGGAGAATAAATGTAACTTTTTGAAATTATGGTTGTG
Coding sequences within it:
- a CDS encoding SMP-30/gluconolactonase/LRE family protein, producing MQIIIISFQLFLCLALLIAASIVTLRPQMFKQLENIIPKTRWGRIIQASFLWIAFITNVAGIPVPFLVFFACCIAFATTIPLVCRAAHLNVAKLWVLPALLMILSVLVGIAKPLGLKVIALPKADELPLNICSARIIKTYDEGLWFEGIAAGEDGTLYLSGNRDIDFSRDDYYHVAQGELIERKPDGSEHILFKAPKGNTSGVPFLAPDKSIYLTSHGETSYIWRINNGNKPVQIVQFPKNAWPNGLDEGPDGMLYSADSQLGVIWRIDPNTGRFEEAMRDPLLLARPFISLAPGANGLHFKGRDLLVTVSDRTTLLKYAVDEKGKFGKSTVIATGIPGDDFAIGQDGSLFVTTHPYNTVVKISPAGERTIIAKMEQHINGPTDAIFGKSAQDIHTLYVVTDGGAFTGGPKTRGQLIALEP
- a CDS encoding Crp/Fnr family transcriptional regulator — protein: MHYRKIELFVYLRKGEELERAILLPVYREKIKSYITFTDKEWEVFADFLEIKKRNKNECFATTGEICEDLGYIFKGSVRYCSIVDGLEITGYFAFENNFVTALKSFLTGYPSLYDIITLEKTIFIIISKKNMQVLLEHPLLSFKMERLGRLISERFNILFEDRIKSFIVKTPEERYLDLLESGQDIVKRIPLQYIAQFIGITPVSLSRIRKRIHQYHHS
- a CDS encoding transposase → MLYTITLEQLVPQDNFYRRLKKVIAMDWLYKATTKYYGSEGQKSIDPVVFFRMCLIGYINNITSDRKLIEFCSDSLGIRLFLGYDIDEALPWHSTISRTRQLYGEEVFKQLFEQVFERCMESGMIAGPTQAVDGAFLKANASKDSLEIKQVNKSVDEYLLENIKANTTARRPAKINRADEDQQHMDGDDEQQARELKELDTRYQRQEKNYEEMPGSESRGKFLSNKTHYSPTDPDARIAVKPGKPGELYYNGQIAVDTAHHVITHAQSFTADVKDCRDLITVTRQLQARLQHHGMEIEKLLADAAYSSGEKLSVPGTTKHHSVYTITGWSIKRQ
- a CDS encoding transposase yields the protein MQPIAAEKNYQYLEQQNITAYIPLLGGALSGSEGFMYDEQNDWYICQNNKILKGSGRVVDDGRGHLVKKYFSLQSDCKNCPLRKTCISDKAKTKKVQHSIYKAELERAKARQQTVKARVMKRKGSSTVEPVWGTLINFTGMKRLNARGIKAANKMLLLAATVYNLKKWLRYNAPKTAIKAMALIKANKAAGFDFLKIIVQRLVLSPIAALKFSVCKMCFTGK